A genome region from Clostridium sp. JN-9 includes the following:
- a CDS encoding ABC transporter permease: MLKVLKNEFIKMFKEKKFYIIAAILIGSIILMAFMKDPGIDAQNFVFETFAGMVIKPMLPAFMIIVISGVITEDYVHGTMKFSLITPIKRRELIAGKFLFIYLYAVILLAISFLTSYIVCVAVFGTSIQVQFMKNFLFNIKCYAYILLPLLSFCTLISFIAMFVNSIGEIIGIGLGIQFMTVIIEHSVKSAVYFLAGGGMYIYDFVRASGDLNNIHMLLVTLCACIYIAVFMLLSMAAMKKKDLVL, encoded by the coding sequence ATGCTTAAAGTTCTTAAAAATGAATTTATAAAAATGTTTAAAGAAAAAAAGTTCTACATAATTGCAGCAATTTTGATAGGAAGCATAATACTTATGGCATTTATGAAAGATCCAGGTATAGATGCTCAGAACTTTGTATTTGAAACTTTCGCAGGGATGGTGATAAAGCCTATGCTTCCTGCATTTATGATAATAGTTATATCAGGTGTCATAACAGAAGATTATGTACACGGAACAATGAAGTTTTCACTTATTACTCCAATAAAAAGAAGAGAACTCATAGCTGGCAAGTTTTTGTTCATATATTTATATGCAGTTATACTTCTTGCAATAAGCTTTTTAACCAGTTATATTGTGTGCGTTGCTGTTTTCGGCACTTCTATTCAAGTACAGTTTATGAAAAATTTTTTATTTAATATAAAATGTTATGCATATATATTACTTCCCCTTTTGTCATTTTGTACACTTATAAGTTTCATTGCAATGTTTGTAAACAGTATCGGTGAAATTATAGGTATAGGATTAGGAATTCAGTTTATGACAGTTATAATAGAGCATAGTGTAAAAAGTGCTGTATACTTTTTAGCAGGAGGAGGAATGTATATATATGATTTTGTCCGTGCATCAGGTGATTTAAACAACATACATATGCTTCTGGTTACATTATGCGCATGCATATATATTGCTGTTTTTATGCTTTTAAGTATGGCTGCCATGAAAAAGAAAGATTTGGTATTATGA